In the Orenia marismortui DSM 5156 genome, one interval contains:
- a CDS encoding arsenate reductase/protein-tyrosine-phosphatase family protein: protein MKKKFLLVCTGNTCRSSMAEALLKDLLVDAGKEGYEVKSAGISAFKGGSAASQAIEVMKDSDIDLTTHQTTPLTKNLVKEADIILTMTQRHKLYVLDQYPEFRAKVYTLKEYSSRAEDIQAETDQIEEIYKIIDRKRNNFISDHQEEIEELEKKRNKLLINLETIEKRIEELEIDLSQTLMPEKRKLASLKGDIDNVDISDPFGQPISVYRSCAKEIKSELKKIVENLD from the coding sequence ATGAAGAAAAAATTTCTATTAGTTTGTACAGGTAATACCTGTCGTAGTAGTATGGCTGAAGCTTTATTAAAGGATTTACTAGTTGATGCTGGGAAAGAAGGATATGAAGTTAAATCAGCTGGAATATCTGCTTTTAAAGGTGGAAGTGCAGCTAGTCAGGCTATTGAAGTGATGAAAGATTCAGATATTGATTTAACAACTCACCAGACAACTCCTTTAACAAAAAATTTGGTGAAAGAGGCTGATATTATTCTAACTATGACTCAAAGGCATAAATTATATGTTTTAGATCAATATCCGGAGTTTAGAGCTAAGGTATATACTTTAAAAGAATATTCATCTAGAGCAGAAGATATTCAAGCAGAAACAGATCAGATAGAAGAAATATATAAAATCATTGATAGAAAAAGAAACAATTTTATATCTGATCATCAAGAAGAGATCGAAGAGTTAGAAAAGAAAAGAAATAAGTTGCTCATTAATTTAGAAACTATAGAAAAGAGAATAGAAGAACTGGAAATAGACTTGTCTCAAACATTAATGCCAGAGAAAAGAAAGTTAGCTAGTTTAAAAGGGGATATAGATAATGTTGATATATCTGATCCTTTTGGACAACCTATTTCTGTTTATAGATCTTGTGCTAAAGAGATTAAATCTGAATTGAAGAAGATTGTAGAAAATTTGGACTAA
- a CDS encoding manganese efflux pump MntP: MSIIEVITLGFALGTDAFSVSLAIGTKNLRLLLLLKLSFMIGVFHILMPLVGINLGAFLHNFFGNYYFEGTIDSITTAIGSGILMILGMIMIYENLSNKEDQDYSFQLYGWSLIILALSVSIDALSVGVSLGMLDSSMIFNCFVFGVIVTIMVMVGLILGGKIGGLVSENSELLGGIVLILLGIHFLFS; this comes from the coding sequence TAGGTACAGATGCCTTCTCAGTATCTCTTGCAATAGGTACTAAAAATTTAAGGTTATTATTATTATTAAAATTAAGTTTTATGATAGGGGTCTTTCATATCTTAATGCCTTTAGTAGGAATTAATTTAGGGGCTTTTTTACATAATTTTTTTGGTAATTATTATTTTGAAGGCACAATTGATAGTATAACTACAGCTATTGGATCAGGAATATTGATGATTTTGGGGATGATCATGATTTATGAAAATCTAAGTAATAAAGAAGATCAAGATTATAGTTTTCAATTATATGGTTGGTCTCTAATTATATTAGCATTGAGTGTAAGTATTGATGCGCTATCAGTTGGAGTTAGTTTAGGTATGTTAGATTCTAGTATGATCTTTAATTGCTTTGTTTTTGGTGTTATAGTTACTATAATGGTAATGGTAGGTTTAATTTTAGGAGGTAAAATAGGGGGATTAGTTAGTGAAAACTCTGAGCTATTAGGAGGTATAGTTCTTATACTATTAGGTATTCATTTTCTTTTTTCCTAA